The proteins below come from a single Zhouia spongiae genomic window:
- a CDS encoding MlaE family ABC transporter permease, producing the protein MSSEGSITNLFNSFFKQIGELAFFAGNFFKEAFHPPYEFNELLKQCYNVGNRSLALVSLTGFIIGLVLTLQTRPTLQGFGAVSWMPSMVGISIVREIGPVIIALVCAGRIASGIGAELGSMRVTEQIDAMEVSGTNPFKFLVVTRITATTLMVPLLVVYGDALALYGSFLIEHFKGDVSARLFFNQVFNALNFRDLIPAVAKSVFFGFAIGLVGCYKGYYCKKGTVGVGVAANTAVVLSSLLIFVLDFIAVIIADIFYDL; encoded by the coding sequence ATGTCATCAGAAGGGTCAATAACAAATTTATTTAACAGCTTTTTTAAGCAGATAGGTGAGCTTGCTTTTTTTGCAGGGAATTTTTTTAAAGAAGCTTTTCATCCTCCTTACGAATTTAATGAGTTATTAAAACAATGTTATAATGTTGGTAACAGGTCATTAGCGTTAGTGAGCCTGACAGGGTTTATTATTGGTTTGGTACTCACTTTGCAGACACGTCCGACGTTACAGGGATTTGGAGCTGTATCCTGGATGCCTTCCATGGTCGGAATATCGATTGTAAGGGAGATCGGCCCGGTAATTATTGCCCTGGTATGTGCCGGCAGGATAGCTTCCGGAATTGGTGCTGAACTGGGATCTATGAGAGTAACAGAACAAATCGATGCAATGGAAGTGTCCGGAACGAATCCCTTTAAGTTTTTAGTGGTTACCAGGATAACGGCAACGACACTGATGGTTCCGTTGCTGGTGGTGTATGGAGATGCCTTGGCTCTCTACGGATCGTTTCTTATAGAACATTTTAAAGGAGATGTTTCCGCCCGCCTTTTTTTTAACCAGGTGTTTAATGCTTTGAATTTCAGGGATCTGATACCTGCGGTTGCTAAGTCGGTTTTCTTTGGTTTTGCAATTGGTCTGGTAGGATGTTATAAGGGATATTATTGTAAAAAAGGAACGGTAGGGGTCGGAGTAGCCGCCAATACTGCTGTAGTACTGTCGTCTTTATTAATCTTTGTTCTGGATTTTATAGCGGTAATTATCGCTGATATTTTTTATGACCTATGA
- a CDS encoding ABC transporter ATP-binding protein: MKTLSSMHGKDLVQSPEKAVIVVEDLKKSFGENQVLSGFSMRLYKGESLVIMGKSGSGKSVMIKCLIGLMKPDSGSVNIMGQDIVHLNHVSLDRLRADVGFLFQGSALYDSMTVRENLEFPLRRHRERFGKNIRTEKAVLEALESVGLAHTVDLMPDELSGGMQRRIALARTLIMKPKIIFYDEPTSGLDPITSKEIIMLMKKVQKQYMTSSLIITHDVDCARVIADRMILLVDGINYAEGTYRELIKVEDFKVKAFFK; this comes from the coding sequence ATGAAAACCTTATCAAGCATGCATGGAAAAGATTTGGTTCAGAGCCCTGAAAAAGCTGTCATAGTTGTCGAAGACCTTAAGAAAAGCTTTGGGGAAAATCAGGTGCTAAGTGGTTTCAGCATGAGATTGTATAAAGGGGAAAGCCTTGTGATAATGGGCAAGTCCGGTTCAGGAAAGTCCGTAATGATTAAATGTCTGATTGGACTAATGAAACCCGATAGCGGAAGTGTGAACATTATGGGGCAGGACATTGTTCACTTGAACCATGTTTCGTTAGACAGGTTGAGGGCAGATGTCGGTTTCCTTTTTCAGGGAAGTGCTTTGTACGATTCGATGACCGTCCGTGAAAATCTGGAATTTCCGTTACGCAGACACCGGGAGCGTTTTGGGAAGAATATCAGGACAGAAAAAGCGGTTTTAGAGGCCCTGGAGAGTGTTGGTCTTGCTCATACCGTAGATCTTATGCCGGATGAATTATCGGGGGGGATGCAACGTCGTATAGCTTTGGCCAGAACCTTAATTATGAAACCGAAAATTATTTTTTATGATGAACCGACAAGTGGCCTGGATCCGATAACGTCTAAAGAGATTATTATGCTTATGAAAAAGGTTCAGAAGCAGTATATGACATCTTCTTTAATTATCACTCACGATGTAGATTGTGCCAGAGTGATCGCAGACAGGATGATATTACTGGTAGATGGGATAAATTACGCAGAAGGTACTTATCGGGAACTGATTAAGGTAGAAGATTTTAAGGTGAAGGCATTCTTTAAATAA
- a CDS encoding MlaD family protein: MGRTTSEKIRLGALVTAGTTLLVVAAYLIGNKENLFSQTFMLSVQFANVNGLQEGNNVRFSGVNVGTVKNITVVNDTTIKVDMILKESIQVFIKKDAVATIGSDGLVGNMIVNINPGKNSDEAVKDGDQIISYSKIGADDLLGTLSVTNENAALLTADLLKITRAITEGKGTLGRLLNDTAMAKNLDESIENLKYVSDKATLSIDRLNKILKSTDDKENVVGVLFKDTVSGAKLKHVINDLQSSGENLDSLLKNLNTVVYDVKTGRGALYYLTADTVLVKQLQKTIDHIEQGTESFNQNMEALKQNYLFRKYFKKLEKEQRKEN; this comes from the coding sequence ATGGGACGAACAACATCAGAAAAGATAAGGCTGGGAGCCTTAGTAACAGCAGGAACCACACTTTTGGTCGTTGCCGCATATTTAATTGGCAATAAAGAGAACCTCTTTAGTCAAACCTTTATGCTAAGTGTTCAGTTTGCAAATGTTAATGGCCTGCAGGAAGGTAATAATGTGCGTTTCTCAGGTGTAAATGTCGGTACTGTTAAAAATATTACCGTGGTGAATGATACAACCATTAAAGTAGACATGATTTTAAAGGAAAGTATACAGGTTTTTATTAAGAAAGATGCTGTGGCTACAATTGGTTCAGATGGCCTGGTGGGAAATATGATCGTAAATATTAATCCGGGAAAGAATAGCGATGAAGCTGTTAAGGATGGGGATCAGATCATTTCGTACAGCAAAATAGGAGCCGATGACCTGCTGGGTACGTTGAGTGTGACCAATGAGAATGCAGCCCTGCTGACTGCCGATCTGCTGAAAATAACGAGAGCAATTACTGAAGGGAAGGGTACGCTGGGAAGACTTCTGAACGATACTGCAATGGCCAAAAATCTTGATGAGAGTATAGAGAACCTCAAATATGTGAGCGATAAAGCGACTCTTTCGATCGACCGGTTAAATAAAATATTAAAGAGTACGGATGACAAAGAGAATGTAGTCGGTGTTTTATTTAAAGATACTGTCTCAGGAGCAAAATTAAAGCATGTCATAAACGATTTGCAGAGTTCAGGTGAAAATCTGGACTCTTTGTTGAAAAACCTGAATACAGTGGTTTATGATGTTAAAACAGGCAGGGGCGCTTTATATTATTTAACTGCCGATACTGTTCTGGTAAAACAACTTCAAAAGACGATTGATCATATAGAACAGGGAACAGAAAGTTTTAACCAAAATATGGAAGCCTTAAAACAGAACTACCTGTTCAGAAAATATTTTAAAAAGCTAGAGAAGGAACAACGAAAGGAGAACTGA
- a CDS encoding universal stress protein produces MKKILVPTDFSKHSEYALEVAAKIAKNLNARLLLFHMVGTAQSVFISDEGQKQAEAIYYLELAKKRFNELLEHGYMKDVEVEFIVQNYKIFSEMNDLAHEKGVDFIVIGSHGYSGFSDAFVGSNAEKIIRASDFPVLVIKERSKNFSMDKVVFACDFKMEAVRSYRKAMSFFRLFNSDVHLLYVNLPNEDFRSTSELEERVSGFLEAANDDGVPYNDQVHYYDDYTIENGIYTFSKSIKADVISLATHGRKGLSHFFMGSIGEDIATHINVPVVTFKI; encoded by the coding sequence ATGAAAAAAATCTTGGTGCCGACTGATTTTTCAAAACATTCAGAATATGCCTTGGAAGTGGCAGCGAAAATTGCAAAGAACCTGAATGCCAGGCTTCTTTTGTTTCATATGGTGGGCACGGCCCAATCCGTTTTTATTTCAGATGAGGGGCAAAAGCAAGCAGAGGCCATATACTATCTTGAATTGGCTAAAAAGCGTTTTAACGAACTGTTGGAGCATGGTTATATGAAGGATGTAGAGGTTGAATTCATTGTCCAGAATTATAAAATATTTTCAGAAATGAATGACCTGGCCCATGAAAAGGGGGTCGACTTTATCGTTATAGGATCTCATGGATATTCCGGTTTTTCCGATGCGTTTGTGGGGTCTAATGCTGAAAAAATAATAAGGGCTTCAGATTTTCCTGTTCTGGTTATTAAAGAGCGTAGTAAAAATTTCAGTATGGATAAAGTTGTTTTTGCATGTGACTTCAAAATGGAGGCTGTAAGGTCATACAGGAAAGCAATGAGCTTTTTCAGGCTTTTTAACAGTGATGTCCATTTGTTGTATGTGAATCTTCCTAATGAGGATTTTAGAAGCACTTCCGAGTTAGAAGAAAGAGTTTCCGGGTTTTTGGAAGCAGCCAATGATGATGGGGTACCTTATAATGATCAGGTTCATTATTACGATGATTATACTATTGAAAATGGGATCTATACTTTTAGCAAATCTATTAAGGCTGATGTTATTTCATTAGCTACGCATGGCAGGAAAGGACTTTCACATTTCTTTATGGGAAGTATAGGAGAGGATATTGCAACGCATATAAACGTACCGGTTGTAACGTTTAAAATTTAA
- a CDS encoding PAS domain-containing sensor histidine kinase: MRLFEQDKDTFSLLSEAISEGILVVDEQRKIVATNSPLASMFGYEKEELEGKKMDVLIPVNYHTKHEGHFKGYFAQSSQRRMAEGRKLSGVRKSGEEFYVEIGLNPFFLNDQVYVMAIVMDVTKRIESENVIKELNEQLEEKIRQRTKALRDSVVQLTKEVKLRIEAESQAKIALQKEKELNELKTKFLSMVSHEFKTPLSSILTSTMLLEKYTQTEQQPRRDKHLNTIKGIVRNLNGILNDFLSIERIDSGKVTYKYTTFNLSKAFNEIVYDANMTLKSGQKIRFPEDIDEYVINQDEKIFKLILSNIIGNAIKYSPENSTIHIEVTPIDKENYLFTIRDEGIGIPEEDQKHVFSRYFRAQNALTTQGTGIGLNIVKSHVEDLGGSICFESKQDKGSVFKIELPNKNKQAENEKSVVN; encoded by the coding sequence ATGAGGTTATTTGAACAAGACAAAGACACTTTCAGCCTGCTTTCCGAAGCTATTTCAGAGGGAATTTTAGTTGTTGATGAACAACGGAAGATTGTAGCCACCAATAGTCCGTTGGCTAGTATGTTTGGCTATGAGAAAGAGGAGCTGGAGGGAAAGAAAATGGATGTGCTTATTCCGGTAAACTATCATACAAAACACGAAGGGCATTTTAAAGGATATTTTGCACAGTCGAGCCAGCGAAGAATGGCCGAAGGGAGAAAGTTGTCAGGGGTACGAAAGAGCGGAGAGGAATTCTATGTGGAGATAGGGCTGAACCCTTTTTTCTTAAACGATCAGGTGTATGTGATGGCCATTGTTATGGATGTTACAAAGCGGATAGAGTCTGAAAATGTAATTAAAGAGTTGAACGAGCAACTGGAAGAAAAAATCAGGCAACGGACAAAGGCATTAAGGGATTCTGTGGTGCAATTAACCAAAGAAGTAAAGTTGAGGATAGAAGCAGAGAGCCAGGCTAAAATAGCTCTGCAAAAGGAAAAAGAACTTAACGAGTTGAAAACGAAATTCCTTTCTATGGTTTCTCATGAATTCAAGACGCCATTGAGCAGTATTCTTACTTCTACAATGCTGTTGGAAAAATATACACAGACAGAGCAACAACCAAGAAGGGACAAGCACCTGAATACTATTAAGGGGATCGTAAGGAACCTGAATGGGATTTTAAACGATTTTCTTTCTATCGAACGTATAGATTCGGGAAAGGTCACTTATAAGTATACTACATTTAACCTCAGTAAGGCGTTTAATGAAATTGTTTACGATGCCAATATGACCTTAAAGTCCGGTCAAAAGATCCGATTTCCGGAAGATATAGATGAATATGTTATAAACCAGGACGAGAAGATATTCAAGCTGATACTGTCTAATATTATAGGCAATGCAATTAAATATTCGCCTGAAAATTCAACCATACATATTGAAGTGACTCCTATAGATAAAGAGAACTATCTTTTTACGATCAGGGATGAAGGGATCGGTATCCCTGAAGAAGATCAAAAGCACGTATTTTCACGATATTTCAGGGCACAGAATGCACTAACGACACAAGGTACGGGAATTGGACTGAATATTGTAAAAAGCCATGTGGAGGATCTGGGAGGATCAATTTGTTTCGAAAGTAAACAGGATAAAGGTTCTGTATTTAAAATAGAATTACCAAATAAAAACAAACAAGCAGAAAATGAAAAAAGTGTTGTTAATTGA
- a CDS encoding response regulator: MKKVLLIEDDLILRENTAELLELSNYNVITGSDGKKGVALAEQELPDIIVCDIMMPELDGYGVLETLSKNNSTRRIPFIFLSAKTERNEVRKGMNLGADDYITKPFEEEELINAIESRLAKVQILNEQKENEESSPVDDEEISNINQLKNYFLDEGELMSFGEGELIYSEGNHSNYMFLVEGGIVKSYKIDEQGKELITRVSKEDDFFGFSSFTQNIPHKEYAKAIKDATVYALKKDILSDILLNNKKLSVEIINFLTEGMTEFNDQLLQMAYGSVRRKTAATILQFVDQFERNKQEGIKISRNDLASVAGIAPESFIRTLSELKKEGLISVEGRNIKVLNIERLRQID; this comes from the coding sequence ATGAAAAAAGTGTTGTTAATTGAAGACGACTTAATTCTTAGAGAAAATACAGCCGAACTTCTGGAATTGTCTAATTACAATGTCATTACAGGTTCTGACGGGAAAAAAGGCGTGGCATTAGCTGAGCAAGAATTACCCGATATTATTGTGTGTGATATCATGATGCCTGAATTAGACGGATATGGCGTTTTGGAAACCTTGTCTAAGAATAATAGTACCAGACGCATACCATTTATTTTTCTCTCTGCTAAAACCGAGCGTAATGAAGTAAGAAAGGGAATGAACCTCGGAGCCGACGATTATATAACAAAGCCTTTTGAAGAAGAAGAATTGATCAATGCCATTGAAAGCAGGTTGGCAAAGGTTCAGATATTAAATGAACAAAAAGAAAATGAAGAGAGTAGCCCTGTAGATGATGAAGAGATTTCTAACATTAACCAGCTTAAAAATTATTTTCTAGACGAAGGAGAGCTGATGTCTTTCGGGGAAGGTGAACTCATTTATTCCGAGGGAAACCATTCCAACTATATGTTTTTGGTAGAAGGAGGTATTGTGAAATCGTATAAAATCGATGAGCAGGGTAAAGAGCTGATTACCAGGGTGAGTAAAGAAGACGATTTTTTCGGGTTCAGTTCATTTACGCAGAACATCCCGCATAAAGAATATGCAAAAGCGATTAAGGATGCTACTGTATATGCTTTAAAGAAAGATATTCTTAGCGATATTTTACTAAATAATAAGAAGCTTTCAGTTGAGATCATTAATTTTTTAACTGAGGGAATGACCGAATTTAACGACCAATTACTGCAGATGGCCTATGGTTCCGTAAGAAGGAAGACGGCTGCTACGATACTGCAATTTGTAGATCAGTTCGAAAGAAACAAGCAGGAAGGGATCAAAATTTCACGTAATGATCTGGCAAGCGTGGCAGGGATTGCTCCGGAAAGTTTTATCCGAACCCTTTCAGAGTTAAAGAAAGAGGGGTTGATCTCTGTAGAAGGAAGAAATATTAAGGTGTTAAATATTGAGCGTTTACGGCAAATTGACTAG
- a CDS encoding universal stress protein: MKNILIPTDFSPNSWNAITYGVTLFKKEKCNFYLLHVENVRMYADTPGSRPESEGAVSTRERLKMAAEQIRGQFPEADHNFASLVDYDFLVEAIKKQVAEKSIDLIVMGTRGASGIKKNIVGSHTSDVITRVKCPVLAIPEGAVPKVPKEIAFPTDFRIFYSPDMLSAMLDIARLHHASVRSLHAVKEHFEGLDDEQLKNKELLDDHLDSFEHSFHKVTGKRLDKAVQCFTESRDIDIIAMVAKNLNFFQQILFKPTVKEISYHTSIPFLVLHEHAV; encoded by the coding sequence ATGAAAAACATACTGATACCTACAGATTTCTCTCCGAATTCATGGAATGCAATAACGTATGGAGTCACGCTTTTCAAAAAAGAGAAGTGTAATTTTTATTTGCTTCACGTAGAGAATGTCAGGATGTATGCTGATACCCCAGGTTCCCGACCGGAGAGTGAAGGAGCTGTTAGCACAAGGGAGCGGTTAAAAATGGCTGCTGAACAAATTAGGGGGCAGTTTCCGGAGGCCGACCATAATTTTGCTTCATTGGTTGACTACGATTTTTTAGTGGAAGCCATAAAAAAGCAGGTTGCAGAAAAAAGCATAGACCTTATTGTAATGGGCACGAGAGGAGCTTCTGGAATAAAAAAGAACATAGTCGGGAGTCATACAAGTGATGTGATTACCAGGGTGAAATGTCCTGTTTTGGCCATACCTGAGGGAGCAGTGCCTAAAGTTCCCAAAGAAATAGCTTTCCCAACCGATTTCAGAATATTTTATTCGCCTGATATGTTATCTGCCATGCTGGATATAGCCCGGTTACATCATGCTTCGGTTCGTTCGTTACATGCAGTTAAAGAACATTTTGAGGGGCTTGACGATGAGCAGTTAAAGAATAAAGAATTGCTGGATGATCATCTTGACAGTTTTGAGCATAGTTTTCATAAGGTAACAGGCAAACGTCTGGATAAGGCGGTACAGTGCTTTACAGAAAGCAGGGATATCGATATCATAGCCATGGTAGCAAAGAATCTTAACTTCTTTCAGCAAATACTGTTTAAGCCCACTGTAAAGGAGATTAGCTACCATACAAGCATACCTTTTTTGGTCTTACACGAACATGCTGTTTGA
- the agaR gene encoding transcriptional repressor AgaR encodes MKENETKGKVKKTAERRSKILELLDIKGQVNVNELSQELGVSEVTIRNDLDKLEKSKLLIRAHGGAFKTSNIALTVTEKKKINLEVKRLIGKKAASLIEEEESVILDSGTTTFEISNNLNDFKNLTVISNALDIVNNLSKYENLDVFMPGGYLKEFSMSLVGPMAERNFRQLFCNKLFLGVDAIKPDLGVFTHHMEEAYLNQIMIDIAEEVIVVADSSKFKRSGLAFICSFEKIDKLITDDQIEKEHLIALEKNNVEVIMVKK; translated from the coding sequence ATGAAGGAGAACGAAACTAAAGGAAAAGTAAAGAAAACTGCCGAGAGGCGATCTAAAATATTAGAACTGCTCGACATTAAGGGTCAGGTAAATGTAAATGAGCTTAGTCAGGAGCTGGGGGTCAGTGAGGTAACCATCAGAAACGACCTCGACAAACTGGAAAAAAGCAAACTTCTGATCCGTGCCCATGGTGGTGCTTTTAAGACAAGTAATATAGCCTTAACCGTTACTGAAAAGAAAAAAATAAATCTTGAGGTGAAACGCCTTATCGGTAAAAAGGCAGCTTCATTGATAGAAGAAGAGGAAAGTGTTATCCTCGATTCCGGAACCACCACTTTTGAAATATCAAATAACCTCAATGATTTCAAGAACCTGACCGTCATCAGTAATGCTTTAGATATTGTAAACAACCTGTCGAAGTATGAAAACCTCGATGTGTTTATGCCGGGAGGGTACCTTAAGGAATTTTCTATGTCACTCGTTGGCCCGATGGCAGAACGTAACTTCAGGCAATTGTTCTGTAATAAATTATTTTTAGGTGTCGATGCCATCAAACCTGATCTGGGGGTTTTCACCCACCACATGGAAGAGGCTTACCTGAACCAGATAATGATCGACATAGCCGAAGAAGTTATTGTAGTTGCTGATTCGTCTAAGTTTAAAAGATCCGGGCTGGCATTTATCTGTTCTTTTGAGAAAATTGACAAACTCATTACCGACGATCAAATTGAGAAAGAACACCTGATCGCCTTAGAAAAAAATAATGTAGAAGTCATCATGGTAAAAAAATAA
- a CDS encoding Gfo/Idh/MocA family protein, with protein sequence MKNNNRRNFLKLSSLAGIGLAGSTMTGFAQENGIIIKNRNLGQRFNMSGYAAPKLDKVRVGIVGLGMRGPGAVKRMSYIDGVEIKALCDLREDQAKKAKKLLKGTKHNPDLYYGKAYAWKEMCDRDDLDLIYIATPWEWHTPMAVYAMEAGKHAAVEVPAAQNMDECWQLVETSERTKKHCMMLENCCYDFFELLTLNMARQGFFGEIIHGEGAYIHDLVDLNFNKNNGYESMWRLKENAKRDGNLYPTHGLGPICQIMDINRGDQMDYLSSMSSNDFNMASRARELAADDDFFSEYVNNPFRGNMNTTMIRTKKGRTMMIQHDVSSPRPYSRIHLVSGSKAFARKWPSPARIAVGHSWMKEDEFKEIEKKYTPEIVKKVGELAKKVGGHGGMDFIMDWRLIDCLRNGLPLDQDVYDAASWSAVGLISEASVANRSKSIDFPDFTGGNWKTNKPVDISLQGAGNTNVLLKS encoded by the coding sequence ATGAAAAACAACAATAGACGAAACTTTTTAAAACTATCATCGCTTGCAGGTATCGGCCTGGCCGGAAGCACGATGACCGGTTTTGCTCAGGAGAACGGAATTATTATCAAAAACAGAAACCTTGGACAGCGGTTTAATATGTCCGGATATGCAGCACCAAAACTTGACAAAGTCCGTGTCGGGATTGTAGGTTTAGGGATGCGCGGCCCCGGAGCTGTTAAACGCATGAGTTATATTGACGGTGTTGAAATCAAAGCATTATGCGACCTTAGGGAAGATCAGGCAAAAAAAGCCAAAAAACTTTTAAAGGGAACAAAACACAATCCTGACCTGTATTATGGCAAAGCATATGCATGGAAAGAGATGTGCGATCGCGATGATCTGGACCTTATATATATTGCTACGCCATGGGAGTGGCACACACCTATGGCCGTATATGCCATGGAAGCCGGAAAGCATGCCGCAGTAGAGGTTCCTGCCGCTCAAAATATGGATGAGTGCTGGCAGTTGGTAGAAACTTCAGAGCGTACTAAAAAGCATTGTATGATGCTTGAGAATTGTTGCTATGATTTCTTTGAACTGTTAACTCTTAACATGGCAAGACAGGGCTTCTTCGGGGAAATCATTCACGGAGAAGGTGCATACATCCACGACCTCGTAGACCTGAACTTTAATAAGAATAATGGATACGAAAGCATGTGGCGACTTAAGGAAAATGCTAAACGCGACGGTAACCTGTACCCTACGCACGGCCTTGGCCCTATTTGCCAGATAATGGACATTAACCGGGGAGACCAGATGGATTACCTGTCATCTATGTCCAGTAACGACTTCAATATGGCATCACGTGCCAGAGAACTTGCTGCAGACGATGATTTCTTTTCCGAATATGTAAACAATCCGTTTAGAGGAAACATGAACACGACCATGATACGCACCAAGAAAGGCCGTACCATGATGATCCAGCACGATGTAAGCTCTCCCAGACCGTATTCAAGAATACACCTGGTAAGCGGCTCTAAGGCTTTTGCCCGTAAATGGCCTAGCCCGGCCAGAATTGCAGTTGGGCATAGCTGGATGAAAGAAGATGAATTTAAAGAAATAGAAAAAAAATACACTCCGGAAATCGTTAAGAAAGTTGGGGAATTGGCTAAAAAAGTTGGAGGCCACGGTGGTATGGACTTCATCATGGATTGGCGTTTGATCGACTGTTTAAGAAACGGATTGCCTCTTGATCAGGATGTTTATGATGCTGCATCGTGGAGCGCAGTCGGATTGATCAGTGAAGCTTCAGTGGCAAACAGATCAAAATCGATCGACTTCCCTGATTTTACAGGTGGTAACTGGAAAACGAATAAACCTGTTGATATTTCTCTTCAGGGAGCGGGAAACACTAATGTTCTCTTAAAGAGTTAG
- a CDS encoding amidohydrolase family protein, with product MLKQFIDAHVHLNTTSRAKMELALKYNVSFLSINTDIPFFESLDDQKNTVLALQQEFPDRIIQITSFDTRYWNTEKWLPHALEQIKDGISKGAAGVKIWKNIGMDENVKDLDGNFVMLDDKRFDPLYQYLVDNDILLIGHQGEPRNCWLPLEEMTVDSDRDYFSGHPEYHMYLHPEFPAYEKQMEARDHVLSKFPELKYVGLHLFSMEWSIDEVAKRLKMFPNTKTDLAERICHVQLQAKDNWEKVRDFFITYQDRIIYGTDVIDDGSMSDDELITRFESLWQGHYDFFATGKTLTAPEFKGAFKGLQLPEEVVHKIFVQNAVDTYGFKIDRLTN from the coding sequence ATGCTAAAGCAATTTATTGATGCACACGTACATTTGAACACTACTTCCAGAGCTAAAATGGAATTGGCCCTAAAGTACAATGTGTCGTTTTTATCCATCAATACTGATATCCCCTTCTTCGAAAGCCTAGACGATCAGAAGAATACAGTACTTGCTTTACAACAAGAGTTTCCCGACAGGATCATACAGATTACTTCCTTTGATACCCGATACTGGAATACCGAAAAATGGCTGCCTCATGCACTGGAACAAATAAAGGATGGCATCTCTAAAGGTGCAGCAGGTGTTAAAATCTGGAAAAATATTGGCATGGATGAAAACGTCAAAGACCTTGACGGAAATTTTGTTATGCTTGATGACAAACGTTTCGATCCTTTATACCAATATCTGGTCGACAATGATATTCTTTTAATCGGTCACCAGGGAGAACCCAGAAACTGCTGGCTCCCGCTGGAAGAGATGACCGTTGACTCTGATAGGGATTATTTTTCCGGCCATCCTGAATACCATATGTACCTCCACCCTGAGTTTCCTGCTTATGAAAAACAAATGGAAGCCAGAGATCATGTTTTAAGTAAGTTTCCTGAACTGAAATACGTAGGACTACATCTTTTCAGCATGGAATGGAGCATTGATGAAGTTGCAAAGCGTTTAAAGATGTTCCCGAACACAAAAACCGATTTGGCAGAAAGAATATGCCATGTGCAACTACAGGCAAAAGATAACTGGGAAAAAGTACGTGATTTTTTCATTACGTATCAGGATCGTATTATATACGGCACTGATGTTATTGACGATGGTTCTATGAGTGATGATGAATTGATTACACGGTTTGAGTCATTATGGCAAGGACATTACGACTTTTTTGCTACCGGCAAAACCCTCACCGCTCCTGAATTTAAAGGCGCGTTTAAAGGGTTGCAGTTACCCGAGGAAGTTGTTCATAAAATATTTGTTCAAAATGCCGTTGACACTTATGGTTTTAAAATAGACCGATTAACAAATTAA
- a CDS encoding class II fructose-bisphosphate aldolase gives MKLKEKLQLLTEQKRGLLATNFYNVETLHGVLQAAANLNEPLILQLTKSSIDYMGLDTAVKLGRAGLAQFGVEGWIHLDHGGSVALAQQCLDAGFDSVMIDGSELPFEENIKITQEVVKRAAGYGAHVEAELGYVAKLGQDHGGSFTQPEEAKSFVEATGVNALAVAIGTAHGFYKEEPKLDIELLSRIAAVTPATLVLHGSSGVPHNQVQEAISNGICKVNLATEIKNIFMQTLKDVLVSNEEIDLRKVFPQATNKITELVSGKLEMVKNGK, from the coding sequence ATGAAGCTGAAAGAAAAATTACAATTGTTAACAGAACAAAAAAGAGGGCTATTAGCCACCAATTTTTATAATGTAGAAACCTTACACGGAGTTTTACAGGCTGCTGCTAATTTAAATGAACCCCTCATATTACAATTAACGAAGAGTTCTATCGATTATATGGGGCTTGATACCGCCGTAAAACTGGGGAGAGCCGGATTGGCCCAGTTCGGAGTTGAAGGATGGATCCACCTTGATCACGGCGGATCGGTAGCATTGGCTCAGCAGTGCCTGGATGCCGGATTTGATTCTGTAATGATAGACGGCAGTGAGTTGCCGTTTGAGGAAAACATCAAAATAACTCAGGAAGTCGTAAAACGAGCAGCTGGCTATGGAGCTCATGTAGAAGCTGAATTAGGTTATGTTGCCAAACTGGGACAGGATCACGGTGGTAGTTTTACACAACCTGAGGAAGCAAAATCTTTTGTAGAAGCCACGGGAGTAAATGCACTCGCAGTAGCCATCGGAACTGCTCACGGATTTTATAAAGAAGAGCCAAAACTGGATATTGAACTCTTATCAAGAATAGCTGCCGTAACACCCGCAACGCTCGTGTTACATGGAAGTTCAGGGGTACCTCACAATCAGGTTCAGGAAGCTATTTCAAACGGAATATGTAAAGTTAACCTGGCTACTGAGATCAAGAATATTTTTATGCAGACCCTAAAAGATGTATTAGTTTCCAATGAAGAGATAGACCTGCGTAAAGTATTTCCTCAGGCTACCAATAAAATCACAGAATTGGTATCAGGCAAACTAGAAATGGTAAAAAACGGAAAATAG